From the Deltaproteobacteria bacterium genome, one window contains:
- a CDS encoding DUF4160 domain-containing protein: MPIISAFYGITIKIFQGDHNPPHIHVTYGEFKAQIEIATGRVLAGRLPPRSLQMVKAWLKLRRPQVLKAWEVAEQFGAPKRIKPLE; encoded by the coding sequence TTGCCAATAATATCAGCTTTCTATGGCATCACGATTAAGATTTTTCAAGGTGATCATAATCCCCCGCATATTCACGTTACCTATGGTGAATTCAAGGCACAGATCGAGATTGCCACGGGGCGCGTCTTGGCCGGCAGATTGCCACCACGCTCACTGCAGATGGTGAAAGCATGGCTTAAATTGCGTCGTCCGCAAGTGTTGAAGGCCTGGGAAGTAGCAGAGCAATTTGGTGCCCCCAAACGCATTAAGCCACTGGAGTAA
- a CDS encoding FAD-dependent oxidoreductase: MDRRRFMRYVGGVVGAGTVAAGCRTSGGKSEASQTDGLSDYKGPTLPDEYFAPIKYVATNPDAPITLPSGVERRVLVVGGGIAGLSAALELAERGYKVTVKESGPQFGGRLHTRTERLRTGSFRVEHGLHMWFHQYYNFFDILRRLGTLESNFVPFNEVYYEFNNYKPELVTSRGPYPINLLNILKQSPNLNILNAIQTIGAVKDIIFYNHDRNWQQFDNETFAAWGKRTGVNKKFWDIIMEPAASVTLNDPDKISAAEMLLYMHYFFIGNPKAFMRQIPKVDHGTAVIDPWVRALKVRGAVMQVGAPVAGLVFKEGRAVGEVGGSETYDYVVLAADVPGTKKVLAGSKTNDDLSAKALANLKQKVSKMSVAPKYHILRGWFDKPARERPFSHAVIETPQFRPITLIANYGMLEEESMSWAKSANGSIFEFHLYNTPNFSGLGADAIWEQIKPEALKSLPELTEAKPLDFTLGGFENFSSFGVGEGVGRPTPLSARDAGIGNMGLAGDWVALPYPNALMERAVSTGREAANRILLDDNVRQVEVAAAKSHGPGLMPQF; this comes from the coding sequence ATGGACCGTCGCCGCTTTATGCGCTACGTGGGTGGAGTAGTCGGTGCTGGGACTGTGGCCGCTGGTTGTCGTACCAGTGGTGGCAAGAGTGAGGCGTCTCAGACAGATGGTCTCTCAGACTACAAAGGTCCGACGCTCCCGGACGAATATTTTGCTCCGATAAAATATGTTGCTACAAACCCGGATGCCCCAATCACGTTACCCAGTGGTGTGGAGCGGCGGGTTCTGGTCGTCGGTGGCGGTATTGCAGGTCTCTCGGCAGCGCTGGAGCTCGCTGAACGTGGTTATAAAGTGACGGTTAAGGAGTCGGGACCGCAGTTTGGTGGGCGACTGCATACGCGTACTGAGCGCCTGCGGACCGGGAGCTTTCGGGTCGAACACGGCCTCCATATGTGGTTTCATCAGTATTACAACTTTTTTGATATCCTCAGGCGTCTCGGCACGCTTGAGTCTAACTTCGTCCCCTTTAACGAGGTCTACTACGAGTTTAATAACTACAAACCCGAGCTGGTAACGTCTCGTGGTCCCTATCCGATCAATCTGCTTAATATTCTGAAGCAGTCACCTAACCTCAATATCCTTAACGCCATCCAAACTATTGGCGCCGTGAAGGATATCATCTTCTACAACCATGATCGCAACTGGCAGCAATTCGACAATGAGACCTTTGCGGCTTGGGGTAAGCGCACGGGGGTAAACAAAAAGTTCTGGGACATTATCATGGAGCCCGCGGCATCCGTGACGCTAAATGACCCAGATAAGATCAGTGCGGCTGAAATGCTGCTTTACATGCATTATTTCTTCATCGGTAATCCGAAAGCCTTCATGCGTCAGATTCCCAAGGTTGATCATGGTACCGCTGTGATCGATCCGTGGGTACGCGCCCTGAAGGTGCGCGGTGCGGTGATGCAGGTGGGTGCGCCCGTGGCCGGGTTGGTGTTTAAAGAGGGTAGGGCTGTGGGGGAGGTAGGCGGTAGCGAAACTTACGATTATGTGGTTCTCGCTGCTGACGTACCAGGTACCAAAAAAGTGCTCGCGGGCTCAAAAACCAACGACGACCTCAGTGCCAAGGCCTTGGCAAATCTTAAGCAAAAAGTGTCTAAGATGTCGGTAGCACCCAAATATCATATCTTGCGCGGTTGGTTTGATAAGCCTGCGAGGGAGAGGCCATTTAGTCATGCTGTAATCGAAACGCCTCAGTTCCGTCCCATCACGCTCATAGCGAATTACGGGATGTTGGAAGAGGAAAGCATGAGCTGGGCCAAGAGCGCTAATGGTTCTATTTTCGAATTCCATCTCTACAATACGCCTAACTTCTCCGGTTTAGGTGCCGATGCAATCTGGGAGCAGATCAAGCCAGAAGCCCTGAAGTCCTTGCCTGAGCTCACCGAAGCAAAACCATTGGACTTCACACTCGGTGGATTTGAAAACTTCTCCTCCTTTGGTGTTGGGGAAGGGGTAGGTAGGCCGACACCCCTTTCAGCACGTGACGCTGGTATAGGCAATATGGGACTTGCTGGTGACTGGGTTGCTCTGCCTTATCCCAACGCACTAATGGAGCGTGCCGTGAGCACAGGGCGAGAGGCCGCCAATCGCATTCTCCTTGATGACAACGTGAGACAGGTCGAGGTGGCGGCAGCCAAGAGTCATGGACCAGGGTTGATGCCTCAATTTTAG
- a CDS encoding epoxyqueuosine reductase QueH produces the protein MIINDRPLITPPASGHKRVLLHSCCAPCSGEVMEAIHHAGIDLTVYFYNPNIHPQKEYLLRKEENIRFAAKMGIAFVDADYDTPRWFERTRGMENDPEKGRRCSTCFDMRFEQTADYAHEHGFKVFTSCLGISRWKDMDQINGCGVRAAARYPDMEYWTFNWRKQGGSHRMYEIAKQEGFYKQEYCGCVYSLRDTNTRRQNYGKSRIHIGVEHYGPNAADGIDDASEINEPK, from the coding sequence ATGATCATCAATGACCGCCCGCTCATCACGCCACCCGCCTCCGGCCACAAGCGCGTTTTGCTGCATTCATGCTGCGCTCCTTGTTCGGGCGAGGTCATGGAGGCGATTCATCACGCTGGCATCGACCTCACGGTGTACTTCTACAACCCCAATATCCACCCGCAAAAGGAATACTTGCTCCGCAAAGAGGAAAACATCCGATTTGCCGCGAAGATGGGCATTGCTTTTGTCGATGCTGACTACGATACCCCGCGGTGGTTTGAGCGCACGCGCGGTATGGAGAACGATCCAGAGAAGGGCCGGCGGTGTTCAACCTGTTTTGACATGCGCTTTGAGCAGACCGCTGATTACGCCCACGAACACGGATTTAAAGTGTTCACGAGCTGCCTAGGTATCTCAAGGTGGAAGGACATGGACCAGATCAACGGCTGTGGCGTCCGCGCTGCCGCCCGCTATCCAGACATGGAGTATTGGACTTTCAATTGGCGCAAGCAAGGCGGTTCACACCGGATGTACGAAATCGCCAAACAAGAAGGATTTTATAAACAGGAGTATTGTGGCTGCGTCTACTCGTTGCGTGACACCAATACTAGACGACAAAACTACGGCAAATCGCGCATCCATATCGGTGTCGAACACTACGGCCCCAATGCCGCCGATGGCATTGATGATGCTTCCGAGATCAATGAGCCGAAATGA
- a CDS encoding DUF2442 domain-containing protein, with protein MVKLGREIIRILDTNAESFSVKVEYDDGAIIDVRMGHIFDKPKGLATEILRGGMFDKCFLESGALAWPNGLELCPDAMRSWANSGKTPRARRRA; from the coding sequence ATGGTCAAACTTGGGCGTGAAATCATAAGAATTTTAGACACAAATGCAGAGTCTTTTTCGGTCAAGGTCGAGTACGATGACGGCGCCATTATAGATGTCCGCATGGGACACATATTTGATAAGCCGAAGGGCTTAGCTACTGAGATCTTGCGCGGTGGAATGTTTGATAAGTGCTTCCTCGAATCAGGAGCATTGGCCTGGCCGAATGGGTTGGAACTATGCCCCGATGCCATGCGCAGTTGGGCGAATAGCGGAAAAACCCCTAGGGCCCGACGACGCGCGTAA
- a CDS encoding SOS response-associated peptidase → MCYSAMVKRDLDALRKNYGAVSIRQDIEDYDRRSQTEPKLFPPLHSRIYPGNFAPVIIAGNGDRRVEIQRYGAYPHPSIPHPERYTSFNARRDNLTSHFWSNAYLHHHGFVVLSGFFEWVEVRDLLRAGCVTIGEIEAEFARQTNERKAKILLAGKPYKKTPTELKPALQRKIIIQFKPEDESDLLVPVIYSSSGAKDAFANGFAIITDEPPAEIKAAGHDRCPIILTADALDAWLHPEGRTARDMDELLTRRQRLTFKHQLPKAA, encoded by the coding sequence ATGTGTTACTCGGCTATGGTGAAACGCGACCTTGACGCACTCCGTAAAAACTACGGCGCTGTCTCCATCCGCCAGGATATTGAGGACTACGACCGTCGCTCTCAGACTGAGCCCAAATTATTTCCACCGCTGCACAGTCGCATTTATCCAGGTAATTTTGCACCGGTGATTATTGCAGGTAATGGCGACCGTCGTGTCGAGATCCAACGCTACGGTGCCTATCCGCATCCCAGTATTCCTCACCCAGAGCGCTATACAAGTTTCAATGCGAGGCGGGATAATCTTACGAGCCACTTTTGGTCCAATGCTTATCTGCACCATCATGGATTTGTCGTGCTCAGCGGCTTTTTTGAATGGGTAGAAGTTCGCGATTTGCTGCGCGCCGGTTGCGTGACTATAGGCGAGATAGAAGCAGAATTTGCCAGACAAACGAACGAGCGTAAGGCCAAAATACTCCTTGCCGGTAAGCCCTACAAAAAGACGCCGACAGAACTAAAACCGGCCCTGCAGCGCAAGATCATCATCCAATTTAAGCCTGAGGACGAGAGTGATTTACTGGTACCGGTGATTTACTCAAGCTCGGGGGCCAAGGACGCATTCGCTAACGGCTTTGCAATTATCACTGACGAGCCACCAGCTGAGATCAAAGCTGCAGGGCATGATCGCTGCCCCATCATCTTAACAGCCGACGCCCTGGATGCATGGCTGCACCCAGAGGGACGTACGGCTAGAGATATGGACGAGCTCCTGACGCGGCGGCAGCGTCTGACGTTTAAACACCAGCTACCAAAAGCCGCGTAA
- a CDS encoding glutathione S-transferase family protein, with protein MAYTLIGSKTSPYVRRIRLYLRDIPYSFDAVNIVDPAEDARLSRINPIKRIPVLMIDDRPLFESRVIFNYLQKTHGRPSLSLAEENLVSTIDAWQDQLIQGFLLKRGGHPVDGQNSYYQRMAERQKLVTTYLASAIVKGEFSRWDYPAMSLYSLLDWASFRETIDMKTAVPALQTFYESAAVQPAVAATDPRQV; from the coding sequence ATGGCCTACACGCTGATTGGCTCGAAAACCTCGCCCTACGTGCGTCGCATCAGGCTATACCTTCGCGACATTCCCTACAGTTTCGATGCGGTCAATATCGTCGACCCAGCGGAGGACGCGCGCCTCAGCCGCATCAATCCGATCAAACGAATCCCCGTCCTCATGATCGATGACCGGCCACTTTTTGAATCACGGGTCATTTTTAATTATTTGCAGAAGACCCACGGCAGGCCGTCTCTAAGTCTGGCCGAGGAGAACCTGGTCAGCACCATCGATGCTTGGCAGGATCAACTTATCCAAGGATTCCTGCTTAAGCGCGGCGGTCACCCAGTAGATGGGCAAAATAGTTACTATCAGCGGATGGCCGAGCGGCAAAAACTCGTGACGACCTATCTAGCCTCGGCCATTGTGAAGGGCGAATTTAGTCGCTGGGACTATCCGGCGATGAGTTTATACAGCCTTCTCGATTGGGCAAGTTTTCGTGAAACGATCGACATGAAGACGGCTGTTCCTGCCCTGCAAACATTCTACGAATCGGCCGCTGTGCAGCCGGCAGTTGCAGCAACTGATCCGCGACAAGTCTAA